In Sphingomonas sp. M1-B02, the sequence AAATTCTTCATCACCGCGCCGTTCATCACCGTCGGATCGCGCCCACAGGCATGGAGGATCCAGCCGATCATGCCGGTGACGGTCGATTTGCCGCTGGTCCCCGCCACGCCGATCGAAAGCGGCGCGGCGTTGAACAGGCTGGCGAGCAGCTCCGCCCGGCTCCTGCGCTCGGCGCCCAGCGCCGTCGCCGCGACGATGTCGGGCACGCTGTCCTCGACCGCGGCCGAGGCGACGACGATCTGGTCCGACGACACGACCCCGCTGCCGTCCTGCGGAAAGAGCGCCACCCCGGCCTTCGCCAGATAATCGAACTTCGCGGGCAGCCGGCCTGAATCGAGGCTGCGATCCGATCCGGCGACGCGCGCGCCCTGCCCCGCCAGGATCATTGCCAGGGGCATCATGCCCGATCCGCCGATGCCGACGAAGAAGTATGGTTTGCGATGATGCATGGCGTCGCGCTATCGCAGTTTGGGCTGGGGGGGCAAGGGATTGGCCCATATCTCCCCGCCGTCACCCTGAACTTGTTTCAGGGTCCCACCCTCCGCGGGCTATGGTGTCCGTTGTTGCGCGTTGGATGCTGAAACGAGTTCAGCATGGCGGACTGACTTGTTGGGGATTGTACGCAAATGCGCATCGGAGTCGTCGCACCGGCACGGACCGTCAGCAGGGAATCCTCGCTGCGGGTGGCCGGGTTCATGGCGCTCACCTATCCCGAACATGACATCGTCTTCCATCCGCAATGCTATCTGGAAGAGGGCCATTTCGCCGGCTCCGATGCGGTGCGCGCCGCCGCCTTCCTCGAATTCGCCAACGATCCGGGGTTCGACGCGATCTGGTTCGCGCGCGGCGGCTATGGCTCGAACCGCATCCTTCACGAAGTCATGCCCAAGCTCAACGCGTCGGCAGGGCACAAGACCTATGCCGGCTTTTCCGACATGGGGTTCCTGCTCGGCGCACTCTATGCCCGGCGGATCGGCCGCTCGGTCCATGCCTCGATGGCGAGCAGCCTGGGCAGGAATGACCCCGGTGACGCCACCGCCTGGGCGCTGGGCTGGCTGATCGACAAGGATCGCCGCGGGCTCGATCCCAGCCTGGCCGACGGACGCCCGGCGGCCGCGTTCAACCTCTCGATCCTCGATGCGCTGATCGGCACGCCGTGGCTGCCCGATCTCACCGATCACGTGCTGATGATCGAGGAAGTGGGCGAGCCGCTCTATCGGATCGATCGCATGCTCTTCACGATGGCGCACGCCACCCAGCTCCAGGGCATCGCCGGGGTTCGCCTCGGCAAGGTCACCGCCATCACCGACAATGGCGAGCAGGAAGGCAGCTATAGTTTCGGCGAGACGGTGGAGCAGATGATCGTGCGCTGGTGCCGCGAGATGGGCGTGCCCTATCTGGGCGCAGCGGAGATCGGCCATGTGAAGCTCAACCGGGTCGTGCCGTTCGGCATTTTCTGACTGTCTTTCCCCTCCCTGCAAGGCGGGGAGTCGCCGGGCCCAAGGCTCCAAATGCAGCGCTTCCCCGGCGACTTTGGCGCGCCGCTTGCCTATATCGCACCCGCGAAGGCATAAGCCGCGCTCCAATAATCGCCTAGAACGTGAGAATCACCGTGTCCGAGATGTTCCGCATTACGCTGCCCGACGGTTCCGTCCGCGAGGTAGCCCCGGGGACTACCCCGGCGGACATCGCCGCGGCGATCGGTCCGGGCCTCGCCAAGGCGGCGATCGCCGCGCGCGTCGACGGCGAACTGCGCGACATCATGCGCCCGTTCGAGGGCGACGCGCAGCTGGCGCTGGTCACCAGCCGCGACGAGAAGGATGCGCTCGAGCTCGCCCGCCACGATTATGCGCATATCCTTGCCGAAGCGGTGCAGCACCTTTTCCCCGGCACCCAGATCACCTTCGGCCCCTCCACCGACGACGGTTTCTATTATGATTTCGCCCCCAGGGACCGGCAATTCACCGACGAGGACCTGCCCGCGATCGAGGAGGAGATGCGCCGCATCATCGCCCGCGACGAGCCGCTGATCCGCGAAGTCTGGAGCCGCGAGGATCTGATCGCGCGCTGGAAGGCCGAGGGCGAGCGTTTCAAGGCCGAATGGGCCGCCGAACTGCCCGAGGGCGAGGAACTGACCGTCTATCGCGCCGGTAAGGGCGAAAACGCCTGGCTCGACATGTGCCGCGGGCCGCATCTCGCCTCGACCGGCAAGGTCGACCCCCAGGCGTTCAAGCTTACGCGCGTCTCGGGCGCCTATTGGCGCGGCGACCAGAAGAACGCGATGCTCAGCCGCATCTACGGCACCGGCTGGCTCAACAAGAAGCAGCTCGACGCGCACCTCCTCCAGCTCGAGGAAGCCGCCAAGCGCGACCATCGCCGCATCGGCCAGGACATGGACCTGTTCCATCTCCAGTCCGAAGCGCAGGGCTCGGTCTTCTGGCACCCCAAGGGCTTCGTCCTGTGGCGCCAGCTTGAGGCCTATATGCGCCGCCGGCTAGACGCCGCGGGCTATGAGGAGATCAAGACTCCGCAGCTGATGGACGCCCGCCAGTGGGAACAGTCGGGCCATTGGGGCAAATATCGCGAGAATATGTTCGTCGTCCCCGACGAAATCCCCGGCACCGAGGAGGAAGGTCCGGTTCTGACCGGCACCGGCGATCTGATGGCGCTCAAGCCGATGAACTGCCCCGCGCATATCCTGGTCTTCAAGCAGGGCATCAAATCCTATCGCGACCTGCCGATCCGGCTCGCCGAATTCGGCTGCTGCCACCGCAACGAGCCGCACGGCGCGCTCCACGGCATCATGCGCGTCCGCCAGTTCACCCAGGACGACGCGCATATCTTCGTGCGCGAGGACCAGCTGATCGAGGAAGTGAAGAACTTCTGCGACCTGCTCGACAGCGTCTACAAGGACCTCGGCTTCGACCAATATGCCATCAAGCTCGCGCTGCGCCCCGACAAGCGCTTCGGCAGCGAAGAGATGTGGGACTGGTCCGAGCAGAGCCTGCGCGACGCGGTCGAGGCGACCGGCCGCCACACCGCGGAATATGGCTGGGAGGAACTTCCCGGCGAAGGCGCCTTCTACGCCCCCAAGCTCGAATTCCACCTCACCGACGCGATCGGCCGCACCTGGCAGGTCGGCACGATCCAGACCGACACGGTGCTGCCCGAGCGGCTCGACGCGTCCTACGTCGGCGAGGATGGCGAGCGCCACCGCCCGGTGATGCTCCACCGCGCGATCCTCGGCACGTTCGAGCGCTTCATCGGCATATTGATCGAGCATCATGCCGGCCGCTTCCCGCTCTGGCTCTCGCCGGTGCAGGCGGTGGTGGCGACGATCGTCTCCGATGCCGATGACTACGCCCGCGAGGTTGCGGCGAAGCTGGCCGCGGCGGGCATCCGAGTCGAAACCGACCTGCGCAACGAGAAGATCAACTACAAGGTCCGCGAGCATTCGGTCGCCAAGGTCCCGAACCTGCTGGTGATCGGCAAGCGCGAGGCCGAGGAGGGCACGATCGCGCTGCGCGTGCTCGGCAGCCAGGGCCAGCAGATGCTGACGCTGGACGAAGCGGTCGCCAGGCTGGTCGCGGAGGCGACCCCGCCCGATCTGCGCTGAATCCCTCTCCCTTTGGGAGAGGGAGGGAGCCGCGAAGCGGCGGAAGGGTGAGGGCGACCGCGCCTCGCCCTCACCCCTCGCGGCTGCGCCGCTCGACCCTCTCCCAATGGGAGAGGGTAGCAGGCGACGCCCGCCGCCCCGAGCCCCGCACTGTGGCCCGCGCGCATCGCGAACGCCACAAATTGCAGCTTCGTGCGTTCTCCCCCTGTTCGGATGGCCCCACAGGCGCTATCTTGTCGTAGCAACTATTCTCATCAACTATCGGAGCAAGTCTTATACGTCCTCCCATGACCCGGCGCCCTCTGGCACCGCCGCCGATGAACGGCCCCCGCTTCAATGAATTCATTCAGTCGCCCAAGGTCCGCGTGATCGATCAGGACGGCGAGAATCTCGGCGTCATGTACACGCGCGAGGCGATGGAGCAGGCTCAGTCGGTCGGGCTTGACCTTGTCGAAGTGTCGCCCAACGCCGATCCGCCCGTCGCCAAGTTCCTCGACGTCGGCAAGTTCAAGTATGAGGCGCAGAAAAAGGCCAACATCGCGCGCAAGTCGCAGAAGACGCAGGAGGTCAAGGAGATCAAGATGCGTCCGAACATCGACGACCATGATTACGATGTGAAGATGCGCTCGATCCACAAGTTCATCGGCGAGGGCGACAAGGTCAAGGTCACGCTGCGCTTCCGCGGCCGCGAGCTTTCGCACGGCCAGCTCGGCATGGCGCTGCTCAAGCGCGTGCAGGACGATACCGTCGAAGACGCGAAGGTCGAATCCTATCCGCGTATGGAAGGCCGTCAGATGCTGATGGTGCTTTCGCCCAAATAAGGCGCGCGCCGGAATAACCACCCCGGCGTGACCGGGGTGGTAAGCCTTTGATTTATATAGACAATTGTGAAAGCGCCCTGTTAAGCGCTGGGCTAGACAAAGACGCTCTTGGTGCGACTTTCTGTGACTTTCGGCAGCGAGGCGTTCAGGCCGCCGGCGGCTCCCACAGCTCGATCGGATTGCCTTCGGGATCATGGATCCGCGCGAACTGGCCGGTCTCCGGCGTGTTCCACTCCGCCTTGGTGATGATCTCGATCCCCAGCGCATTGAGCTGCTCGAGCAGCCCGTCGAGGTCGCGCACCCGGAAATTGAGCATCGCCTGCTTGTCCGCCGCGAAATAATCGGTGCTGTCCTTGAACGGCGCGAACACGATCGGGCCGGGCTCGGGATACCAGAACCAGTCGCTCGACTGCCCCTGCTCGTCCTTGCCGCAGCCCCCGCCGACGCCCAGCGTCTCGCGATACCAGGCGGTCAGCCCCTCGGGATCCTTCGCGCGGAAGAAATAGCCACCCATTCCGATCACCGGCATCGCATTCCCCTTGTTCAGGCGGCCTGGGCAACCTCCTGCCCCGCCGCGGCCTCGAGCAGGCGGCGCTCGATCGTCTTGAGCCGCGCTGCGCTCTCGATCTTATCACCAATCAGGTCGGTCAAATAGAAGGTGTCGACTGCGCGCTCGCCATAGGTCGCGACATGCGCCGAATGGATCGTCACCTTCGACTGGAACAGCGCGTGGGCGAGGTGATAGAGCAAGGCCGGCCGGTCGCGCGCATTGACTTCGATCACCGTGAAGCGGTTCGACGCCTTGTTCTCGATCAAGACGTTGGGCTCGATCGAAAAGGCATCGGCGCGCGGGCGTGACAAGGGTCGCGTCTTGAGCCGCTCGGAAAGCTTGGCGCGGTTGGCCAGCGCGTCGGTGATGCTCGCCTGGATGCGTTGGAGCCTAATCTCTTCGTCGAACGGACGGCCGAGCGGGTCCTGCACCAGGAAATTGTCGAGCGCCATGCCGTCGCGGGTGGTGTGGATGCGGGCGTCGATGATGTTGCCACCCGCGACATGGATCGCCCCGGCAATACGGTAGAAGAGCCCGGGATGGTCCGAGGCATAGACCGTCACCAGCGTCGCGCCGCGCTCGGGATAGACGCGCGCCTCGATCGAAAGCGGCTTGTCGCCCGCCCCGTCGATCAGCCGGACGTTGCGCTCGAGCACGTCGAGCGGCTCGGCGATCCAATAGGGCTCGGTCAGGCGCTTGTTGAGCGCCGCCAGGCGCGCGGGCTCCCAGCCGAGTATTTCGGCCAGCGCTTCCTGCTTGGCGGCGACGCGCTCGCCGCGCCCCTTCTGCTTGTGCCCGAGCCGCAGCACTTCCTCCGCGGACTCGTAAAGGTTGGTGAGCAACTGGCGCTTCCAGCTGTTCCACACACCCGGGCCAACCGCGCGGATGTCGACGATCGTCAGCACCAGCAGCATGCGCAGCCGCTCGGGGCTCTGCACGTGCGCGGCGAAGTCGAGGATCGTCTTGAAGTCGCTGAGGTCGCGCTTGAAGGCGGTTGCGGACATCAGCAGATGCCAGCGCACCAGCCAGGCCACCGTCTCGGTCTCGGCTGCCGTGAGCCCCAGCCGCGGGCACAGCCGCTCGGCGACTTCGGCGCCCAGGATCGAATGATCGCCGCCGCGCCCCTTGGCAATATCGTGCAGCAGCACCGCCACGAACAAGGCGCGGCGCGACACGATCTGCTCGAAGATCGCCGACGCGAGCGGGTGGTCCTCCTGCAGGTCGCCTTTCTCGATCTGGTTGAGCAAACCGATCGCGCGGATCGAATGTTCGTCGACCGTATAATGATGATACATGTCGAACTGCATCTGCGCGACGACGCGGCCGAAATCGGGAACGAAGCGGCCGAAGACGCCTGCCTCGTTCATCCAGCGCAGCACGGTTTCGGGATCGCGGGGCGATGCCAGCACGTCGAGGAACAGTGCGTTGGCGCGCGGATCCTTCCGCACCTCATCGACCAGCTTCGAATCGCGCGTGGCGATCCGCATCGCCAGCGGATGGATTTCCAGGCCGTGGAGGTCGGCCAGCTGGAACAGCTCGACCAGCCGGACCGGGTCCTCGCGAAAGAAGTCGTCGCTCGGAAGCGCCAGCCGGCCGCGGTCGATCTTGAAGCCGTTGAGCTTGCGCGGGCTGCGGAACAGCGTCGTAAGGCCGAAGCGCGAGCCGCGGGCGGCGAACTTCTCGTCGAGATGCGCCAGGAACACCCCGGTCAGGTCCCCCACCACCTTCGCCTGCAGGAAGTAGAAGTGCATGAAGCGCTCGACCTTCGACTTCCCCGGCCGATCCGAATAGCGCAT encodes:
- a CDS encoding LD-carboxypeptidase, with protein sequence MRIGVVAPARTVSRESSLRVAGFMALTYPEHDIVFHPQCYLEEGHFAGSDAVRAAAFLEFANDPGFDAIWFARGGYGSNRILHEVMPKLNASAGHKTYAGFSDMGFLLGALYARRIGRSVHASMASSLGRNDPGDATAWALGWLIDKDRRGLDPSLADGRPAAAFNLSILDALIGTPWLPDLTDHVLMIEEVGEPLYRIDRMLFTMAHATQLQGIAGVRLGKVTAITDNGEQEGSYSFGETVEQMIVRWCREMGVPYLGAAEIGHVKLNRVVPFGIF
- the thrS gene encoding threonine--tRNA ligase; this translates as MSEMFRITLPDGSVREVAPGTTPADIAAAIGPGLAKAAIAARVDGELRDIMRPFEGDAQLALVTSRDEKDALELARHDYAHILAEAVQHLFPGTQITFGPSTDDGFYYDFAPRDRQFTDEDLPAIEEEMRRIIARDEPLIREVWSREDLIARWKAEGERFKAEWAAELPEGEELTVYRAGKGENAWLDMCRGPHLASTGKVDPQAFKLTRVSGAYWRGDQKNAMLSRIYGTGWLNKKQLDAHLLQLEEAAKRDHRRIGQDMDLFHLQSEAQGSVFWHPKGFVLWRQLEAYMRRRLDAAGYEEIKTPQLMDARQWEQSGHWGKYRENMFVVPDEIPGTEEEGPVLTGTGDLMALKPMNCPAHILVFKQGIKSYRDLPIRLAEFGCCHRNEPHGALHGIMRVRQFTQDDAHIFVREDQLIEEVKNFCDLLDSVYKDLGFDQYAIKLALRPDKRFGSEEMWDWSEQSLRDAVEATGRHTAEYGWEELPGEGAFYAPKLEFHLTDAIGRTWQVGTIQTDTVLPERLDASYVGEDGERHRPVMLHRAILGTFERFIGILIEHHAGRFPLWLSPVQAVVATIVSDADDYAREVAAKLAAAGIRVETDLRNEKINYKVREHSVAKVPNLLVIGKREAEEGTIALRVLGSQGQQMLTLDEAVARLVAEATPPDLR
- the infC gene encoding translation initiation factor IF-3, whose amino-acid sequence is MTRRPLAPPPMNGPRFNEFIQSPKVRVIDQDGENLGVMYTREAMEQAQSVGLDLVEVSPNADPPVAKFLDVGKFKYEAQKKANIARKSQKTQEVKEIKMRPNIDDHDYDVKMRSIHKFIGEGDKVKVTLRFRGRELSHGQLGMALLKRVQDDTVEDAKVESYPRMEGRQMLMVLSPK
- a CDS encoding VOC family protein, with the protein product MPVIGMGGYFFRAKDPEGLTAWYRETLGVGGGCGKDEQGQSSDWFWYPEPGPIVFAPFKDSTDYFAADKQAMLNFRVRDLDGLLEQLNALGIEIITKAEWNTPETGQFARIHDPEGNPIELWEPPAA
- a CDS encoding [protein-PII] uridylyltransferase; translation: MSSRFDTVPNRRALIDRRAVAERLAALDARDTAALRRAATVELKTALDAGHGEIARRLIEHPSRGLEMAAAGAFLTDQILRLLWDFTVERLHPNSNPTTSERMVLIAVGGYGRGEMASHSDIDIGFLTPWKVSGWCEQVIESMLYSLWDLQLKIGHSSRSLDEMVRQAKADVTVRTALLEARYVWGDVDLYDEAARRFKSEVQADTARTFIAQKLEERNARHKRMGDSRYVVEPNIKEGKGGLRDLHTLFWIGKYAYNVGEQAALVEAGLLTPLEYRQFRRAENFLWAVRCQLHLITGRAEDRLTFDVQREIAERMRYSDRPGKSKVERFMHFYFLQAKVVGDLTGVFLAHLDEKFAARGSRFGLTTLFRSPRKLNGFKIDRGRLALPSDDFFREDPVRLVELFQLADLHGLEIHPLAMRIATRDSKLVDEVRKDPRANALFLDVLASPRDPETVLRWMNEAGVFGRFVPDFGRVVAQMQFDMYHHYTVDEHSIRAIGLLNQIEKGDLQEDHPLASAIFEQIVSRRALFVAVLLHDIAKGRGGDHSILGAEVAERLCPRLGLTAAETETVAWLVRWHLLMSATAFKRDLSDFKTILDFAAHVQSPERLRMLLVLTIVDIRAVGPGVWNSWKRQLLTNLYESAEEVLRLGHKQKGRGERVAAKQEALAEILGWEPARLAALNKRLTEPYWIAEPLDVLERNVRLIDGAGDKPLSIEARVYPERGATLVTVYASDHPGLFYRIAGAIHVAGGNIIDARIHTTRDGMALDNFLVQDPLGRPFDEEIRLQRIQASITDALANRAKLSERLKTRPLSRPRADAFSIEPNVLIENKASNRFTVIEVNARDRPALLYHLAHALFQSKVTIHSAHVATYGERAVDTFYLTDLIGDKIESAARLKTIERRLLEAAAGQEVAQAA